One stretch of Molothrus aeneus isolate 106 chromosome 2, BPBGC_Maene_1.0, whole genome shotgun sequence DNA includes these proteins:
- the ALOX5AP gene encoding arachidonate 5-lipoxygenase-activating protein isoform X2 has protein sequence MQRLPKVQSWDEAGIGAFFANKVEHESRHCNGKVLQRQGSSSFDRVYTANQNCGHTYPTFLAVLWCAGLLCSQAPAAFAGLMYLFVRQKYFVGYLGERTQSTPGYLFGKRIILFLFLMSVAGILNYYLVFFFGSDFEIHIKTITSAISPLLLIP, from the exons atgcagagaCTGCCCAAAGTGCAAAGTTGGGATGAAGCAGGGATTGGAG ctttttttGCAAACAAAGTGGAGCATGAAAGCAGACACTGCAATGGGAAGGTGTTGCAGCGGCAGGGATCCTCCTCCTTCGACCGTGTCTACACTGCCAA CCAGAACTGTGGACATACATACCCTACGTTCCTTGCTGTGCTTTGGTGTGCTGGCCTTCTCTGCAGCCAAG ctcctgctgcctttgctggcCTGATGTACCTGTTTGTGAGGCAGAAGTACTTTGTGGGCTACCTTGGGGAGAGAACTCAGAG CACTCCTGGTTACTTGTTTGGAAAGCGCATCATTTTGTTCCTGTTCCTCATGTCTGTGGCTGGAATACTCAACTACTATCTCGTCTTCTTTTTCGGAAGTGACTTTGAAATACACATTAAGACGATAACCAGCGCGATCTCTCCATTGCTGCTCATACCCTAA